One segment of Hippopotamus amphibius kiboko isolate mHipAmp2 chromosome 4, mHipAmp2.hap2, whole genome shotgun sequence DNA contains the following:
- the SERPINA1 gene encoding alpha-1-antitrypsin, whose product MASSITWGLFLLAGLCCLVPISLAEGLQGHAVQETDASQHDHEHQQEAACHKIAPNLANFALSVYRQVARQSNTTNIFLSPVSIATAFAMLSLGTKGDTHTEILEGLEFNLTERAEAEIHEGFQHLLHTLNQPDNQLQLTTGNGLFINESVKIVSKFLEDVKNLYHSEAFSINFKDAEEAKKKINDYVEKGTQGKIVDLVDALDQDTVFALVNYIFFKGKWEKPFEVEHTTEKDFHVDEQTTVKVPMMNRLGMFDLHYCDKLASWVLLMDYMGNATALFILPDQGKLHQLEDKLTKELLSKFLEKRYTRSANLHLPKLSISGTYNLQTLLGKLGITKVFSNGADLSGVTEDVPLKLSKALHKAVLTIDEKGTEAAGTTFIEAIPMSIPPDVEFNKPFIFLIYDKNTKSPLFVGKVVDPTQK is encoded by the exons ATGGCATCCTCCATCACGTGGGGCCTcttcctgctggcaggcctgTGCTGCCTGGTCCCCATCTCCCTGGCTGAGGGTCTCCAAGGACACGCTGTCCAGGAGACAGATGCATCCCAGCATGACCATGAGCACCAGCAGGAAGCAGCCTGCCACAAGATTGCCCCCAACCTGGCCAACTTCGCTCTCAGCGTGTACCGCCAGGTGGCCCGTCAGTCCAACACCACCAACATCTTCCTCTCCCCAGTGAGCATCGCTACAGCCTTTGCAATGCTCTCCCTGGGGACCAAGGGCGACACTCACACCGAGATCCTGGAGGGCCTAGAGTTCAACCTCACTGAAAGAGCAGAGGCTGAGATCCATGAAGGCTTCCAGcatcttctccacaccctcaacCAGCCAGACAACCAGCTGCAGCTGACAACCGGCAATGGCCTATTCATCAACGAAAGTGTGAAGATAGTGAGTAAGTTCTTGGAGGATGTCAAGAACCTGTACCACTCCGAAGCCTTCTCCATCAACTTCAAGGATGCTGAAGAGGCCAAGAAAAAGATCAACGATTATGTAGAGAAGGGAACCCAAGGAAAAATTGTGGATTTGGTAGATGCTCTTGACCAAGACACAGTTTTTGCTCTGGTGAATTACATATTCTTTAAAG GAAAATGGGAGAAGCCCTTCGAGGTGGAGCACACCACAGAGAAGGACTTCCACGTGGACGAGCAGACCACGGTGAAGGTGCCCATGATGAACCGCCTGGGCATGTTCGACCTCCACTACTGTGACAAGCTGGCCAGCTGGGTGCTGCTGATGGACTACATGGGCAATGCCACCGCCCTCTTCATCCTGCCCGACCAGGGGAAACTGCACCAGCTGGAGGACAAGCTCACCAAGGAACTCCTCTCCAAGTTCCTGGAAAAGAGATACACAAG GTCTGCCAATTTACATTTGCCCAAATTGTCCATTTCTGGAACCTACAATCTGCAAACTCTCCTCGGTAAACTGGGCATCACCAAGGTCTTCAGCAACGGGGCTGACCTCTCAGGTGTCACTGAGGATGTACCTCTGAAGCTGTCCAAG GCACTGCACAAGGCTGTGCTGACCATCGATGAGAAAGGGACAGAAGCTGCAGGGACCACGTTTATAGAAGCCATCCCTATGTCAATTCCCCCAGACGTCGAGTTCAACAAACCCTTCATCTTCCTCATCTACGATAAAAACACCAAGTCTCCCCTCTTCGTGGGAAAGGTGGTGGATCCCACGCAAAAATAA